Proteins from one Clupea harengus chromosome 17, Ch_v2.0.2, whole genome shotgun sequence genomic window:
- the zgc:113279 gene encoding NF-kappa-B inhibitor zeta produces MRPISEVHFDSNGENAKLSVPSLNGTKRSRSKAEKRYLGVRVRMPVRDLLRNIRLAKGMDPKDIQRISGKTSKGDKKRVKTSADRRNSQKKHHTMAQEELSIIVEVLEEDLKTSTLTNQPSKFLASPNSSQYNQLPKEFFPQTYVCEFNQKTEMALTPEPFSTPVPSPESCFSFPCPQYRQSIDLISDSLSGYSIDHSSDFHPSPQQCVADDCPSPGDYQIPSYHDAFQPSPEPPCDLGLDHGEGSMKSPGFQQLCYQQKEWTNEFFWNQLEKEGNLLKRISNRELLAPDRNGKMLLHRLVEEGKRAPVYIVAKRMAALMQLNAKEGEGKTALHLAAQRNQHLMVADLISLGANINERDLCGKTCLHLSAESGYVRVLEVIENSMKDGVHVDLEVKDFNGLSVLQSAAMALGGTVREGDQRSLHSHGRLQALRKEQMMETLECLLQMESNMHSVVSMACVV; encoded by the exons ATGCGTCCGATATCCGAGGTTCACTTTGACTCCAACGGTGAAAATGCCAAACTCTCAGTTCCATCTTTAAATG GTACTAAACGTTCCAGGTCTAAAGCTGAGAAAAGATATCTTGGTGTCAGAGTAAGAATGCCTGTCAGGGACTTGTTAAGGAACATACGCCTCGCCAAGGGCATGGATCCAAAGGATATTCAG AGAATCTCGGGAAAAACATCAAAAG GAGATAAAAAACGAGTCAAGACTTCAGCAGATCGAAGAAACAGCCAG AAAAAACATCACACAATGGCTCAGGAAGAATTATCCATCATAGTGGAGGTGTTGGAAGAAGACCTTAAGACTAGCACGCTTACAAACCAACCAAGCAAATTTCTCGCCTCACCCAACAGTTCCCAGTACAATCAGTTGCCAAAAGAGTTCTTCCCTCAGACATACGTCTGTGAGTTCAATCAGAAAACTGAGATGGCTTTAACCCCAGAGCCTTTCTCAACTCCAGTGCCCTCCCCAGAAAGTTGCTTCTCCTTCCCGTGCCCACAGTACCGTCAGAGCATTGACCTCATCTCTGACAGCCTTAGTGGCTACAGTATTGACCACTCATCAGACTTTCACCCCAGCCCACAGCAGTGTGTCGCTGACGACTGCCCCAGTCCAGGTGACTACCAAATCCCCTCATATCACGACGCCTTTCAACCAAGCCCAGAGCCTCCCTGTGACTTGGGACTGGACCATGGAGAGGGATCAATGAAAAGTCCTGGGTTCCAGCAACTCTGCTATCAGCAGAAGGAGTGGACTAACGAGTTCTTCTGGAACCAGCTCGAGAAGGAGGGGAACCTTCTTAAAAGAATATCCAACAGAGAGCTTCTTGCACCTGACAGGAATGGAAAAAT GCTGCTTCATCGACTGGTCGAAGAGGGCAAACGGGCACCTGTGTACATCGTCGCCAAAAGGATGGCTGCCCTGATGCAACTGAATGCtaaagaaggggagggaaag ACTGCTCTCCACTTGGCTGCACAGAGGAACCAGCATCTGATGGTGGCTGACCTGATCAGTTTGGGTGCCAACATCAATGAGAGGGACCTGTGTGGAAAAACATGTCTTCATCTCAGTGCTGAAAGTGGCTACGTCAGGGTGTTAGAG GTCATCGAAAACTCGATGAAAGATGGAGTGCATGTAGATTTAGAGGTCAAGGATTTTAATG GGCTGAGTGTCTTGCAGAGTGCAGCCATGGCCCTCGGCGGCACGGTGCGAGAAGGGGATCAGAGGAGCCTGCACAGCCACGGGAGGCTCCAAGCCCTGCGGAAGGAGCAGATGATGGAGACTCTGGAGTGCCTCCTGCAAATGGAAAGCAACATGCACAGTGTGGTAAGTATGGCATGTGTTGTATGA
- the atf5b gene encoding uncharacterized protein atf5b, with product MAYSEYLTDWMTEKEELCSFSPSSESSPGSSIPASPLEHDVQVPSDLHIMTSLLQEELSQFEDYFLSDFSPAKVEKWQKSHKSVQGMDSTLCYEFPYASHSPSQSETNPLLVSLGELDQVGFCGGPIGRPKMLRPTAFNNVPSHYSGRRVAPNTFREGMDSQKQLWSLQKEAWTSKESYSGFDSMVVDHSSVDRTFGKNTGGVKKVKECAILLKEEENYCFRGDVFCSVEMAPGYCMGGPLNSHSKKEGHLMHGMKNVGWQERMDIPFLQCNANGRNLEYSEPEATEEYFYQHGVGAAEPCPGFIDPLDASVKGGVSETQQGHRPYHECLGESFECVLGGDSVMSAIHRPMQRPKDKLCALKADLKAVPLDGHPVERKQKKRDQNKTAAHRYRQRKRVELDCLEAELSGLEGQNRALRDKAESVEREIQYVKDLLIEVYKARSQRIKDDISA from the exons ATGGCGTACA GTGAATATTTAACGGATTGGATGACCGAAAAAGAAGAATTATGCTCATTTTCCCCTTCGTCTGAATCGTCTCCCGGCTCCTCCATACCAGCCTCTCCTCTAGAACATGACGTTCAGGTGCCCTCTGATTTGCACATCATGACGTCACTCTTGCAAGAGGAACTTTCTCAGTTTGAGGATTATTTTCTCTCAGACTTCAGCCCAGCCAAAGTGGAGAAATGGCAAAAGAGCCACAAAAGTGTACAAGGAATGGATTCTACCTTGTGCTACGAATTTCCATATGCTTCACACAGCCCAAGCCAGTCAGAAACGAACCCGCTGCTTGTTAGCTTAGGGGAACTCGATCAGGTGGGCTTCTGTGGAGGTCCAATTGGAAGACCCAAAATGTTGCGACCCACAGCATTCAACAACGTTCCTTCACACTACAGTGGTCGAAGGGTGGCTCCCAATACATTCAGGGAAGGCATGGACTCACAAAAGCAGCTATGGAGTTTACAGAAAGAAGCATGGACTTCCAAAGAAAGCTACTCAGGTTTTGATAGCATGGTCGTTGACCATAGCTCTGTGGACAGAACTTTTGGGAAGAACACAGGAGGTGTTAAGAAGGTCAAAGAATGTGCCATATTGttgaaggaagaagaaaactaTTGTTTCCGTGGTGATGTTTTCTGTAGTGTCGAGATGGCCCCTGGTTATTGTATGGGTGGACCCTTGAACTCCCACTCCAAGAAGGAGGGCCATCTGATGCATGGGATGAAGAATGTTGGTTGGCAGGAAAGGATGGATATTCCATTTTTGCAGTGCAACGCCAATGGGAGGAACTTGGAATACTCCGAGCCAGAGGCCACTGAGGAGTACTTCTACCAGCACGGTGTCGGTGCAGCAGAACCTTGTCCTGGCTTCATAGACCCCCTAGACGCTTCAGTGAAAGGGGGCGTCTCGGAGACCCAGCAGGGTCACCGGCCCTACCACGAATGCCTTGGAGAGAGCTTTGAATGTGTCTTAGGAGGGGACAGCGTCATGTCTGCCATTCACAGGCCAATGCAGAGACCAAAGGACAAACTCTGTGCGCTGAAAGCAGACCTGAAGGCTGTCCCGTTGGATGGACATCCTGTAGAGCGAAAGCAGAAGAAACGAGACCAGAACAAAACTGCTGCTCACAG GTATCGTCAACGTAAGAGGGTGGAGCTGGACTGTCTGGAGGCGGAGCTTTCGGGACTAGAGGGGCAGAACCGAGCGCTCAGAGACAAGGCGGAGTCAGTAGAGCGTGAGATTCAGTATGTCAAAGATCTTCTCATCGAGGTCTACAAGGCTCGTAGCCAGCGCATTAAAGATGATATCAGTGCCTAA